DNA from Metabacillus flavus:
CGCTACAACATCGCCAAGGTCGACGAGAATCCAGCGTGCTTCATCGAATCCTTCCATTTTTTTAACCTGTATTCCATTTTCGTCCGCTTTATCTTTAATCTCACGGGCAATGGCCTGAACTTGTTTATCTGAATTTCCGTGGCAGATTAAAAAATAATCTGCAATAAGAGATAAACCCTTCATTCGCAATGCGACCATGTCTTCTGCTCTTTTATCATCCGCTGCAGCAGCAGCCAGCTTTAAAATATCTTTTTCATTCATTCTGAATTCAAATCCTCCCGTTTTGCTAAGATTAAATCGTTATAAGCTTCAATTGTCATTGGATAAACAGCCTGATTTTTCTTAAGCAAAAACATAATTGTGTTTTGCAATGATAGAATCATCGCTTCATTCAAGTCCCTTTTAGCAGCTTCTCTTGCCTCTTCTGCACCCGGAAACCTTCTTCCGGGTTCAATATAATCCGCAACATATATGACCTTTTCAAGTACGCTCATACCAGCCTTGCCTGATGTATGGTAACGGATTGCGTCAAGTACTTCCAGATCTTCTATACCCGCTTCTTTTTGAACAAGGTAAGCGCCTGCTGGTGCGTGCCATAATTCTTCGTTATGGATAAGCAAATCTCTCCTCATGTTCTGATTGAGAATAATCTGCCTCATTTCTTCCTTTTGCCTGAACTTTGCATAGTCGTGGAAAATAGCAGCCATTTCCGCCTTCTTAACGTCCGCACCATATTTCCCCGCAAGTTCAATAGCCGTTTCCATGACCCCAAGGGTATGCTGATAGCGATGGTCTTTCAGCTGTTCCTTTACAATT
Protein-coding regions in this window:
- the rsfS gene encoding ribosome silencing factor, with amino-acid sequence MNEKDILKLAAAAADDKRAEDMVALRMKGLSLIADYFLICHGNSDKQVQAIAREIKDKADENGIQVKKMEGFDEARWILVDLGDVVAHVFHRDERIYYNLEKLWGDAPSEDVAKLLEV
- the yqeK gene encoding bis(5'-nucleosyl)-tetraphosphatase (symmetrical) YqeK, with protein sequence MESKQALAIVKEQLKDHRYQHTLGVMETAIELAGKYGADVKKAEMAAIFHDYAKFRQKEEMRQIILNQNMRRDLLIHNEELWHAPAGAYLVQKEAGIEDLEVLDAIRYHTSGKAGMSVLEKVIYVADYIEPGRRFPGAEEAREAAKRDLNEAMILSLQNTIMFLLKKNQAVYPMTIEAYNDLILAKREDLNSE